Proteins from a genomic interval of Cucumis melo cultivar AY chromosome 7, USDA_Cmelo_AY_1.0, whole genome shotgun sequence:
- the LOC103502470 gene encoding uncharacterized protein LOC103502470: MNLQSWEDDEEERLIKVVEYLEPLMSKELLCKFPDNSAFDFDYSQSTIWSPLVPRPYNSMDLDVITPIKLPSDFTRMAEKNSFKKATSNLKKKLLSNRFGIGFGISKSYRKMKNNKLVSDFSPSPIRGGACYPNNKKGWSKLLRAATKHFKKKKKKDPTSHMKLYF; this comes from the exons ATGAATTTGCAATCTTGGGAAGATGATGAAGAGGAGAGATTGATCAAAGTGGTGGAGTATTTGGAGCCATTGATGTCCAAAGAGCTTCTCTGCAAATTCCCAGATAACTCCGCCTTTGATTTCGATTACTCTCAGAGTACCATCTGGTCTCCTTTGGTCCCTCGGCCTTACAATTCCATGGATTTGGATGTAATTACCCCCATTAAGCTTCCTTCTGATTTCACGAGGATGGCTGAGAAGAATAGCTTTAAGAAAGCTACCTCCAACCTTAAGAAGAAGCTTCTATCTAATCGCTTCGGTATTGGTTTCGGGATTTCGAAAAGCTACAGGAAGATGAAGAACAACAAATTGGTGTCTGATTTCTCCCCTTCGCCTATACGAGGCGGTGCTTGCTATCCAAATAACAAAAAG GGATGGAGCAAGTTACTGAGAGCAGCCACCAAGCatttcaagaagaagaagaagaaggatccCACTTCTCATATGAAACTCTATTTCTAA
- the LOC103502469 gene encoding anthocyanidin 3-O-glucosyltransferase 2-like — MPTAELVFVPTSGVGHLVSTIKFITQFLNRDPRFTATILVFKYPFAPTTTDGISDPPPSNPAFTPTTPRIRIIHLPLPSDPPSPKILSKSFEHYYSLYIASYKTLVKNAIIDLAVPVVGLVVDLFCTPMIDVGNELGINTYVFFTSCAGFLGSMFHLETRDRCVGVEFDKSGADMIIPGYANPVPTSVLPRYSFNRYGFESMAIHARKFKEAKGIIVNTFAELEPYAFSSSSEDGIPPIYPVGPVLDLESVNRPTPNENQSSEIRVWLDNQPPSSVVFLCFGSRGCFSQPQVVEIANGLESSGVRFLWSLRRPPPPHKKFESPSDYADPDDVLPEGFQERVKGKGKVCGWVRQVDVLAHKAIGGFVSHCGWNSVLESIWYAVPLVTWPQYAEQQLNAFKLVRELGIAVELTMDYHREAESLVTADKIERAVHRLMDGDEAGEVRKRMEEISKKSREALVPGGSSYTSFGNLIDDMLASSV, encoded by the coding sequence ATGCCGACGGCGGAACTGGTTTTCGTCCCCACCTCGGGAGTCGGCCATCTCGTCTCCACCATCAAATTCATCACTCAATTCCTTAACCGCGACCCTCGATTCACCGCCACCATTCTCGTCTTCAAATACCCATTCGCACCCACCACCACCGACGGAATCTCCGATCCTCCGCCGTCTAACCCCGCCTTCACTCCGACCACGCCGCGTATTCGGATCATCCATCTACCCCTTCCATCCGATCCTCCTTCTCCCAAAATCTTATCCAAGTCCTTCGAACATTACTACTCTCTCTATATCGCGAGCTACAAGACCCTGGTTAAAAACGCCATAATTGACCTTGCCGTTCCGGTTGTTGGGTTGGTTGTTGATCTTTTCTGTACTCCCATGATCGATGTGGGTAATGAACTTGGCATCAATACGTACGTCTTCTTCACTTCCTGTGCTGGATTTCTCGGGTCCATGTTTCATCTTGAAACCCGCGATCGATGTGTCGGTGTGGAATTCGACAAATCGGGAGCTGATATGATAATTCCGGGTTACGCTAACCCAGTTCCGACGAGTGTTTTGCCTCGTTATTCGTTTAACCGCTACGGATTCGAGTCCATGGCGATTCACGCTCGAAAGTTCAAGGAAGCGAAAGGAATCATCGTCAATACCTTCGCTGAGCTTGAACCTTATGCTTTCAGTTCATCCTCTGAAGACGGAATCCCTCCGATTTATCCGGTGGGGCCGGTGCTGGACCTGGAAAGCGTAAATAGGCCAACACCAAATGAAAATCAGAGCAGTGAAATTAGGGTTTGGCTCGATAATCAGCCACCGTCATCAGTGGTGTTCTTGTGTTTTGGTAGTCGGGGATGTTTCAGCCAACCCCAAGTAGTGGAAATAGCAAACGGTCTTGAAAGTAGCGGAGTGAGGTTCCTCTGGTCCTTGCGCCGGCCACCGCCGCCGCACAAGAAATTTGAATCACCATCGGATTATGCCGATCCCGACGATGTCTTGCCGGAGGGATTCCAGGAGAGGGTTAAAGGGAAAGGAAAAGTCTGTGGGTGGGTTCGGCAAGTAGATGTTTTAGCCCACAAAGCCATTGGAGGCTTCGTTTCACACTGCGGATGGAACTCTGTTTTGGAAAGCATTTGGTATGCGGTGCCGCTCGTGACTTGGCCGCAGTATGCTGAGCAACAGTTAAACGCTTTCAAGCTGGTTAGAGAATTAGGAATAGCAGTGGAGTTGACGATGGATTACCACAGGGAAGCTGAATCCCTGGTGACTGCAGATAAGATTGAGAGAGCTGTTCATCGTTTGATGGACGGCGATGAAGCAGGGGAGGTGAGGAAGAGAATGGAAGAAATTAGTAAGAAAAGTAGAGAAGCTCTTGTTCCCGGTGGTTCCTCTTACACTTCATTTGGGAATTTGATTGATGATATGTTGGCTAGTTCTGTTTAG
- the LOC103502468 gene encoding leucine-rich repeat extensin-like protein 3, producing MERFCVLLLYFSFAFSPTVLALPSDDGFYSRKLKFEIHGHGLSRTSTNEASLKKLKLQIQKRFISKPQLKFLTTVDQPNAVTVNSPFSLPPFDSLGPTPLPINSPPFCEDSPPQTPRSSSSSSPPPPPPPGMIYSHTPPPPLSGMIYPHAPPPPPPSPQSPPGFQPSVPSRSQSPPPGSPSIFPITPIGPLAPYPPANISSPTPPIGFPSPPHHYGPPSPPKHGNGPPSPPVFLPPMVYPPPAGPPPAGGHGGKPGSNGAAWCVAKPTVPDPIIQVAMDYACGSGADCKSIQPNGHCYEPNTVLAHASYAFNSYWQNNKVSGGTCDFGGTAMIVTVDPSFEGCKFVLG from the exons ATGGAGAGATTTTGTGTTCTCCTACTTTACTTCTCTTTTGCATTTTCACCCACTGTTTTGGCTCTTCCTAGTG ATGATGGTTTCTACTCTAGAAAGTTGAAATTTGAGATTCATGGACATGGACTTAGTAGAACCTCAACCAATGAGGCGTCCTTGAAGAAGCTGAAACTACAAATTCAAAAGAGGTTCATTTCAAAACCCCAACTCAAATTCTTAACTACTGTCGATCAACCAAATGCTGTCACTGTTAACTCCCCATTCTCATTGCCTCCTTTTGATTCACTTGGACCAACTCCATTGCCTATCAACTCTCCTCCTTTCTGTGAAGATTCACCACCCCAAACTCCTCGATCATCGTCGTCCTCCTCACCGCCGCCTCCGCCACCACCTGGGATGATCTATTCCCACACGCCGCCTCCTCCACTGTCTGGGATGATCTATCCCCACGCGCCACCGCCTCCACCACCATCACCACAATCACCACCAGGGTTTCAGCCTAGTGTTCCAAGCAGAAGCCAAAGCCCTCCACCAGGCTCACCCAGCATCTTCCCCATAACGCCAATTGGCCCCTTAGCCCCATATCCTCCGGCTAACATATCCAGCCCCACTCCGCCAATTGGGTTTCCAAGCCCACCTCACCATTATGGGCCACCGAGCCCACCAAAACATGGTAATGGGCCACCGAGCCCACCAGTGTTTCTGCCACCAATGGTGTATCCACCGCCGGCTGGTCCACCCCCGGCAGGAGGACATGGGGGGAAGCCAGGGTCGAATGGCGCAGCATGGTGTGTGGCTAAGCCAACAGTGCCTGATCCAATAATTCAAGTGGCTATGGATTATGCTTGTGGATCAGGAGCTGACTGCAAGTCCATTCAACCTAATGGACATTGTTATGAACCTAATACTGTATTGGCACACGCCTCATATGCTTTCAATAGCTACTGGCAAAACAACAAGGTGAGTGGTGGTACCTGTGATTTTGGAGGGACTGCCATGATTGTAACCGTGGATCCAA GTTTTGAAGGGTGTAAGTTCGTCCTTGGTTGA